CTCAAGGAATTTATACCTCCATAGTAAATTTTTTTGATGTGCATAGCATTCCTGTTGAAAACTTAATTGGTTTTGCGAGTGACAATGCGAGTGTGATGATGGGAGAAAGGGGTGGATTAAAAGCTTTACTTCAGAAGAGAGTTCCTGCTCTTTTTGTACAGGGCTGTATGTGTCATTCAGTAGCTCTCTGTGCCTCTAGTGCCTGCAGTGAACTTCCTAACAATGTTGAAGAGTTAGCTCGGAATATATATTCTTACATTATGAACAGTCCCAAACAATAATTGTCTGACTATGGTGAATTTCAGAAATTCACGGCAGTACAACCTCACAAAATACTGCATCCTAGCTGCACTAGATGGCTGTCTTTAGAAGAAGTAGTAAAAAGAATTTTAGAGCAATGGCCTGCACTTACACTGTATTTCACCTCTGCTGCATTAGAAGATGGGATGGCTACTGCTTCTGCAGTACTACAGGAACTACATAGCCTAATAAATAAGATGTACTTTGCCTTTTTGGCATTCATTTTGCCTGCAGTTAATAAATTGAATTTAGAATTCCAGTCAACCTCCCTGAAAATACAACTGCTCCATACATCAATCAGCAGCAGTTTTAAGGGTATTCTCAGCAACTTCATGAAATCTGATAAGTTGAAAAATCGAGAATTAACTCAAATTAATGTGAACGATCCCTCAAGCTACCTTCCTATTGGTGATATTTACCGTGGAGCTAGAAGTGAAAGCATATACCTGGAACACTCTGCTGTTATAACCAAAAGAGAATTGGAACAATTTCATATCAAAACACTGAATTTCTATATTGCTCTATCAAAGCAGATGCTCAAGCGTTTTGTGTCCCATAATATGTTCAGTAACTTAGAATTGCTTGAAGCATTAGATCCAGCAAATGTATTCAAAGGAAAACCTAAATCACTCATACCTTTGGCTCTAAAATTTCCAAACATCACTGATGAGACTGTGTACGAAGACCTCAACAGTGAATGGAGGGAATTGACTGTAGCTGAAATACCGGCTCTAAAACTTATAGAAACTTCAGAACCTGAACAATTCTGGCATGCTGTTTCACAAGAAAAATGTGGTGATCAGCCAACACTTTCAAATGTTTCAAGATTGATGATAAACTTGATGCCTCTGCCTCATTCGTCTACTGCTGCAGAGAGAATCTTCTCTCTGAtgacaaatctgaaaaaaaaaaaaaatagatctcgaCTGAAGACGAAAACCCTCAACGGATTACTTCACAGCAAGAATATGTTGCATGGTGCGATTTGTAAAACATGGCAACCAGCCCCACATCTTGTAGATAAAATGAACAAAAAGTGGTCAACACCACCTACAGAAGATGCACAGGAAGGGGAGGATACACAATTTTAAGTTAATCaagtagattttttttcattaatattggtACGTTTCATGTTGATCTGGTACTTTTCTGAAGCCTGATTTGGTACAGTCACTAAAACTAGAGTGGCAACCCTGGTGGGGAGAGTCTGGACTCGGGAGAGGACAGAGGAGGTGTCAGTCGTCAGTTGAATTAACTTGGATTACGTTGCTGCTATTAGTGCCTTTACTTGTGCATGATGCGATAAGTCGATATCTGAACCAGGAATACTAATCATTATTTCAAGTATCTGTGTTACTGAGTACTGCGTCACTCATTTGACTGTTACTATACCAGTCGAgtgattgttgttgtttttctgttCTGCAGGGTGGCAACATGAATAGGCCTTGTAAAAGAGATCTTGTGAATATACCAGACGACCCTAACAGTGATGAATCTGATGATAGGAGTTCTGTGACGCCAAAGAAGAAAATAAGCTATAAACATAAATTTCAGTTGAAGTGGTTGCAAGACAGTACATTTTCATCATGGATAATTCAGAGCAAGAAGTGTTCAAACAAAGCATACTGTACGGCTTGTGAATGTGAAATATCTGGGAGTATAACACTACTGGAAAGACATGGAAGCACAGAGAAGCACAAGAAAAACATTCTTTCAAGAAACCAGTCTAAGAAATTGACAAGCTTTTTTCATGCTGGTGCAGGTCCGTCATCAAGGACAAGGTTTGAAAAACAAGTTGCATCCACAAAGCTAAAGATGTGTGCCTTCATTGCAGAGCACAATCTACCCATTTCCGTAATGGATCACTTACCAGGGTTTATTGCCAATGTAGCCTCAGATCCAAAAGTGGTGATAAATGCAGTAAAGTGTgccaggacaaaggcttcaggaaTTTTTAAGAATGTTATGGGTAAAACAAACTTTTCTAATCTTGTGGCTCGTCTAAAGAACACTAAATTTTATCTGATAATAGATGAGTCCACTGATCTCTCTACCCTAAAGGACCTTGTTCTCCTTGCTAGATTTTATGACCAGAATGTCCAGAAAACATGCGATATGTTTTTAAATTTACTGGAGGTAAAAGATTGTACAGCTCAAGGACTTTATACCTCCATAGTAAATTTTTTTGATGTGCATAGCATTCCTGTTGAAAACTTAATTAGTTTTGCGAGTGACAATGCGAGTGTGATGATGGGAGAAAGGGGTGGATTAAAAGCTTTACTTCAGAAGAGAGTTCCTGCTCTTTTTGTACAAGGCTGTGTGTGTCATTCAGTAGCTCTCTGTGCCTCTAGTGCCTGCAGTGAACTTCCTAACAATGTTGAAGAATTAGCTCGGAATATATACTCTTACATTATAAACAGCCCCAAACGATTGTCTGAGTATGGTGAATTTCAGAAATTCACGGCAGTACAACCTCACAAAATACTGCATCCTAGCTGCACTAGATGGCTGTCTTTAGAAGAAGTAGTAAAAAGAATTTTAGAGCAATGGACTGCACTTACACTGTATTTCACCTCTGCTGCATTAGAAGATGGGATGGCTACTGCTTCTGCAGTACTACAGGAACTACATAGCCTAATAAATAAGATGTACTTTGCCTTTTTGGCATTCATTTTGCCTGCAGTTAATAAATTGAATTTAGAATTCCAGTCAACCTCCCTGAAAATACACCTGCTCCATACATCAATCAGCAGCAGTTTTAAGGGTATTCTCAGCAACTTCATGAAATCTGATAAGTTGAAAAATCGAGAATTAACTCAAATTAATGTGAACGATCCCTCAAACTACCTTCCTATTGGCGATATTTACCGTGGAGCTAGAAGTGAAAGCATATACCTGGAACACTCTGCTGTTATAACCAAAAGAGAATTGGAACAATTTCATATCAAAACACTGAATTTCTATATTGCTCTATCAAAGCAGATGCTCAAGCGTTTTGTGTCCCATAATATGTTCAGTAACTTAGAATTGCTTGAAGCATTAGATCCAGCAAATGTATTCAAAGGAAAACCTAAATCACTCATACCTTTGGCTCTAAAATTTCCAAACATCACTGATGAGACTGTGTACGAAGACCTCAACAGTGAATGGAGGGAATTGACTGTAGCTGAAATACCGGCTCTGAAACTTATAGAAACTTCAGAACCTGAACAATTCTGGCATGCTGTTTCACAAGAAAAATGTGGTGATCAGCCAACATTTTCAAATGTTTCAAGATTGATGATAAACTTGATGCCTCTGCCTCATTCGTCTGCTGCTGCAGAGAGAATATTCTCTCTGGtgacaaatctgaaaaaaaaaaaaaaatagatctcgaCTGAGGACAAAACCCCTCAACGGATTACTTCACAGCAAGAATATGTTGCATGATGCAATTTGTAAAACATGGCAACAAACCCCACATCTTGTAGATAAAATGAACAAAAAGTGGTCAACACCACCTACAGAAGATGCACAGGAAGGGGAGGATACACAATTTTAAGTTAATCAAGTAAgtatatttgttttcattaatattGTTACAATTCATGTTGATCTGGTACTTTTCTGAAGCCTGATTTGGTGCAGTCACTAAAACTAAAGTGGCAAccctggtggtgggtttggggtaaatttgcctgcaatctttttttttattttcctccatacagaagatggtggtgttctactattaatggaggaaacaaaagccacccaagattggcgtctagcttctttcatggtacgacggaactgtgctccaaacattttgtatgttatcaaattttcatccataCTGCATCTACGCAacctagtcaagagattttctggtggctctgtgcaaggctgttaattctgaagaccaccacgggactggtcatcttttgaatagtactatggttttgggaatcgaaatgattcctgctgtatggagagttccattcagtaggtctatggcatcatcaatactttcaaactgttctgcactcccttcgatttcccttagctcacaaaatttaacccagtctgccttgtcatgattccatcgtggcgatctttgtaaaggcggacccttgttggtgtttataatgattggtgcatgatcactagtatgccaatcatctaatgcccTCCagtcaaaatcaagaaggcagctagagcttgcaattgaaaggtcaatgcatgacaaggtgcctgtctgaacatgaaagtgcgtgggctctcctgtatcaaTGAGtaccacatcctcattctccacaattgatgagataatattgccccttgtgtttgccaaaacatcaccccataaaggatgtctaccattcatatctcccagtaagagaaaaggttgagggagttgttgaatgacctctattaAATCATCATGCAAAATATTATCAATTGGAGGTAAGTAGAGAGCATATTGTCTATTTTCTCCcaatatcaatttgtacagccactgcctgcaggggtgtacgaatagaaataggtatttggggaacatctcgacgaatgtacatgagatttccgccatggctccctactaaTTGATTATACATACTCTCGAGGAATAGGAGTGtcagcatcaagcttactttcctgtagacataataTTATggaggaatgttcatgaattaggagctcaagttcttcatatttggcccctaaaccctgacaattccattgcaaaatggaggagaaaactaaggattacttctggaagacatcttggatgaggtcttcccattagcagttttcaatctaacattattacctgtaggtttcttcagagatggtcttgttatgttgggttttacgtttgtgtttttctttgtatccttttgatctatttgttgaggcggatggtggacctcaacttgaatttttgatttattcagtttatcttctggttcataagaaacatcaacagacaaaacatcaaatttatttgatgtcataaccttaatgtttctaatggaggggggagagagagatggaggtctctctcttttatgattaatagatggtgggatccaaggtttttgcacctttcccactacaggtgcatcaggcaaGTCAgctttaagtggaacctccatcaaatcaggcaaggacatggcctgtgagaggtttgtactagtttttgtaatgggggacgagggtTGTACAGATATGGGCAATGCCTTAGTATTAATACGCTGTGGTAAAGCCTCAAGAGGTAGTATGCTTACctgtcatttgacattttatcagatggtatatttttttttctagagttaTTGGCAGTACTAgttgggtttgattttaatgccttggaatagctatttgatttatttaatagtcttttggcatgtcccacacttatatgttccaaactagatttgttaagggcagcttcttccaacttataccacTCGCAGCTCTTGTCTTTGGATTTATGACTCaggttgcaatttaaacacctctctccaagtgcacattttccatggtaagatttggagcaaataccacatattttctcatttttgcaaaccttagacgggtgtccaaatttaaaacaattaaaacactgcagtggcttctgcttgaatggacgTACTTTAAATTTCGTTTTTAATAGTAATATGgaatggtacatcagcatcctggaacataaggattatcattgatgtacctgggactttgtgaacttatCATACAtatagtggacacatggccagtatctcctcctctgtaaattcatacagatctctgttaaaaactagcccccttccatagctaaaattcaggtggggtttgacatctaacttaatgccATCATTACTTGCATTCATGTTGGatagtattacagactgtgtacttgatttggcatggataaggaaactatttttttccaaaaagagATATCtcacctggtgcaatagttcctacttttatatgaattaatttgcatattttaaaataattccctgaaacaccctttgattcagctataagcgacatcggtggttttggctttctctggaagggcataactaaatctgcgtctttttccaaccaatcggcaggcctatactcatccaaatcttttggtgctttatcgcagagagcagccgcgacattcaagttattaattttaattatattcaagTTGCTTATTGccctaaatgcttcgtcataactactgtaagatatccatgcatCCCATTTTTCAGCTTCaaatttcatccttatttcttttatacacccATAGCattcaaattctttatataaatcatcgtagtttgtctctattggaatttgggtaacatgaaggattcgaagtttccttgtgttacccaaattactcgattttgtaatattagtagaatggtcctttcctgttccgaggtcatcaacagaattttccctaatcaaattatcagaggtcgtcaacagtactGGGGGTgattcagcatatccaggggatggggagtcagtgtttgaagggtccatagtcaagggtgggattttctttgtttgttgttggtttttttttttttttttttctgttggtttacctgcttgagaattttaagaaagtatcatacgttggaaaggaaatttgcattctccactatcggcacaacgagagtatacttcccagatggtccactccataccctaccagaaggatagcaccaaaacagatataggggcacaggtgtaagctaaacctgcctgttaagactgagaccaaggaaatatggaatcatcctccccatatctgtaatgttGGACTtctggccagaagccaagagtcccacctcaaggattggatccccccagattctgatgacccaacccttgacagtagttccgccaaaaaagtccaaaccatgttcgggatggctgagatcatccaatactctcatatatagctttgaatacaaatacctccgaaccgtgatcccttctcccattcatctaagcaggcagtaaaaaCGAATGTGGAAACATCCACgccatttaagtaaaataaaaataaataaataaataaataaatgaacaaataaaataaatatatatatatatgcatatatatatatatatatatatatatatatatatatatatatatatatatatatatatatatatatatgcatataaatgtaagagaaataatactcagagttaggaTAGCAaggcaaaagaaagttgataaaattagaaggtcgaagtaatactgAGCAGAAGGAACAGattaaagggagagaaatttagattcgaacttggggagcaatttccccaagttcgagagccctcttgcccgtcacaattcttcaacaatatgaagaaaccacatgactgcgtcaaggcattctctcgttaagagggtggaTATGTGATAAGATActtttcttctccaggtaccacacccgtcttcattgaccatcttctccataaacTTACATAGATAAGATGTCGATGCATTGGTCGATAGTTTGcggctaaaaacttatccttaccaggttttaaagatgctaaaataaaggctagttcccaaatacttggataactatgatcatgccagaTTCTGCtaataatgcttataataaaaaaaaacttagtattAAGAAGTAAATGTTTAATCATTTGATATGAAATTCCACCGGGTCCAGGGGTTGTATCATTACAGTTAgtaagtgcagaatcaaattctctttcagtaaaagcaGGATTGTAAAATTCTTCCTTtcctgatgaaaaataaaaaaatttctgatCTTCactgcttctatactggtgaccaagAGCTGCCTCACACTTGCATGGCACATGGAAAAAATGTTGAGGCAGGGAATTGTTAATCTCAGTTCCTCCATTCACATGCTgcccattcaccttcaacactggtggtgggttgggggtaaatttgcctgctatcctTTTTCCTTCCCTCCATTCCTATATCAATTCATAAAACCGCtgtctgcagaggtgtacgaatagaccaCGATACTAGGGCAACATCTCGACGAACGTTTataagacttccaccatggctccctactcgttaatcatatggtgtcctataactaacatATTCGCATGGACAAGGAGTATTgagatcaagtttgctctcctgtagacatataattatggggagtgctcatgaatgaggagctcaaGTTCATATTTAGCCCTCAGACCTTGACAGTTCCACAGTAAAATTTATGAGAAAATAAAGTTTACTTTTTGGAAGATTCCTTAGTCTCTGATACTCTTTTTGAAAAAGTAGGTCTTGCTAAGCTTGGTTTGATGTTTTCCTTAGCAGCCTTATTATTTATTTGTTGTGGGGGATGGTGAACCTCGGCATCATTCTTTGatatatctaaatttttttaaggttcatcatctttttcagataaaatattgtaccCATTTGTAAGAGGAATTTTGATATTTCTCAttggaggggagagggaagatGGTCTCCCTCTTTTTCTATTGAAAGATGGAGAACTATCAGGATTATGTACCTTCATCATGACAGGTAAATCCAGTAGCGCTCTAGCATACAATTCCTCCCTTAAATCTGGCAATGATGCTACCTGAGATGAGAGCCTTGGGCAGTTCCTCTGATGTGTGGCAGACTTAGAGGAAGGAGGTGGTGCCTTTTTGACGAGTGGCACCGAATCTAAATTACGAGGCTTGGTAATAGCCTTAAGAAATAATTCAGCAATACGAGGCTTTACATTACCTAGTCTAACTGGTGTTGCAATTCTCTCTGGATGTCCCGCATCCTTATATCTTAAAGCCTTGGCATAACTCTTGGTTTAGGTTAGAAGTCACCTAGCATATACCACACTGATATGTTCTGCATCCGACTTCTGAACAGCTGCTGCTTCTATTTGATATTGAGGACATTTCCTGTTGAGTGGCTTGTGATCTTGGCTACAATTAGTACACCTTGGAATACCAGTGCATCGTCCATGCTCAGGATCAGAACAATTGTCACAGATATTTACATTTTCACATACCCTACA
The nucleotide sequence above comes from Palaemon carinicauda isolate YSFRI2023 chromosome 2, ASM3689809v2, whole genome shotgun sequence. Encoded proteins:
- the LOC137617165 gene encoding uncharacterized protein, with product MNRPCKRDLVNIPDDPNSDESDDRSSVTPKKKISYKHKFQLKWLQDSTFSSWIIQSKKCSNKAYCTACECEISGSITLLERHGSTEKHKKNILSRNQSKKLTSFFHAGAGPSSRTRFEKQVASTKLKMCAFIAEHNLPISVMDHLPGFIANVASDPKVVINAVKCARTKASGIFKNVMGKTNFSNLVARLKNTKFYLIIDESTDLSTLKDLVLLARFYDQNVQKTCDMFLNLLEVKDCTAQGLYTSIVNFFDVHSIPVENLISFASDNASVMMGERGGLKALLQKRVPALFVQGCVCHSVALCASSACSELPNNVEELARNIYSYIINSPKRLSEYGEFQKFTAVQPHKILHPSCTRWLSLEEVVKRILEQWTALTLYFTSAALEDGMATASAVLQELHSLINKMYFAFLAFILPAVNKLNLEFQSTSLKIHLLHTSISSSFKGILSNFMKSDKLKNRELTQINVNDPSNYLPIGDIYRGARSESIYLEHSAVITKRELEQFHIKTLNFYIALSKQMLKRFVSHNMFSNLELLEALDPANVFKGKPKSLIPLALKFPNITDETVYEDLNSEWRELTVAEIPALKLIETSEPEQFWHAVSQEKCGDQPTFSNVSRLMINLMPLPHSSAAAERIFSLVTNLKKKKK